Proteins from one Acidiphilium multivorum AIU301 genomic window:
- the metH gene encoding methionine synthase: MSRPSLLEALRHRVLLCDGGMGSRVQALTLDTERDFWGKENCTEVLNLSRPDLVREIHRGYYEAGADMVETNSFGGSPITLAEFELGDRAREINRIAAELAREAAETFADGRDRYVIGSVGPGTKLPTLGNIEYDPLEAGLAEQCRGLIEGGVDAILIETCQDTLQIKAAVNGARIARAEQKRDTPIFVQVTVETTGTLLVGPDIAAAATVIQALDVPLIGLNCATGPQEMAEHVRYLAQNWPGLISVQPNAGLPELVDGKTHYPLTPDELATWLERFIREDGINLIGGCCGTSTPHIAALDAMLRRLGEVRPAPVPRKPVWIPSVASLYGSTPLRQENAYFSIGERCNANGSKKWRELQERHDWDGCIAMGREQVAEASNALDICTAFVGRDELGEMSEIITRFTSSVNAPLVIDSTETPVIEAALKLHGGKPIINSINFEDGEHIAEERMLLARKFGAAVIALTIDETGMAKEPAQKLEIATRLVDFACRKHGLPQSDLLIDPLTFTIATGNEDDRKLGLWTLEGIRLIRDAFPDIQIILGLSNISFGLNPAARAVLNSVFLDHAVKAGMTGAIVHVSKIRPLHLIPPEEVRVMEDLIFDRRREDYDPLQRVLEMFADRKAADAVKKVKADTVEGRLRDRIVDGDRKGLADDLDEAMKSHAPLDIINNLLLDGMKTVGELFGAGKMQLPFVLQSAETMKAAVAYLEPYMERVEGQQKGTIVLATVKGDVHDIGKNLVDIILTNNGYRVVNLGIKVPLADMVAAAKEHRAHAIGMSGLLVKSTVVMRENLEEMSRQGLDIPVLLGGAALTRNYVEEDCVAAYASGRVAYARDAFDGLHLMDRVTGNGFDDYLAALQSKRRGKARNTKRTLGQADARGFAPVDISAAQARRRRLTRETPVPTPPFWGARIIEAPQKALVPYINERSLFQFQWGFRKQGKSLEDFMGWARQELRPVMKRMLDLCAADSILKPQAIYGYWKAAGQGNDLILFAEDGATELARFTLPRQPRDDGECIADFFRDVDDAERDVIGLQVVTMGAKASETARAWFEESRYQDYLYLHGLSVEMAEAMAEYTHKRIRAELGFAAEDDRDMEKMLAQSYRGSRYSFGYPACPNLEDQSLLLRLLDAERIGVSLSDEHQLHPEQSTSAIVVLNPHAKYFSV, encoded by the coding sequence ATGAGCAGACCCTCCCTCCTCGAAGCCCTCCGCCACCGCGTCCTCCTCTGCGACGGCGGCATGGGATCGCGCGTCCAGGCCCTCACCCTCGATACCGAGCGCGATTTCTGGGGCAAGGAAAACTGCACCGAGGTATTGAACCTCTCCCGCCCCGACCTCGTGCGCGAGATCCATCGCGGCTACTACGAAGCCGGCGCCGACATGGTGGAGACCAACAGCTTCGGCGGCTCGCCCATCACCCTCGCCGAGTTCGAGCTCGGCGACCGCGCCCGCGAGATCAACCGCATCGCCGCCGAACTCGCCCGCGAGGCCGCCGAAACCTTCGCCGACGGGCGCGACCGCTACGTGATCGGCAGCGTCGGCCCCGGCACCAAGCTGCCCACCCTCGGCAACATCGAATACGACCCGCTGGAAGCCGGCCTCGCCGAGCAGTGCCGCGGCCTGATCGAGGGCGGGGTCGACGCCATCCTGATCGAAACCTGCCAGGACACGCTGCAGATCAAGGCCGCCGTCAACGGCGCCAGGATCGCCCGCGCCGAGCAGAAACGCGACACGCCGATCTTCGTCCAGGTCACCGTCGAGACCACCGGCACCCTGCTCGTCGGGCCGGACATCGCCGCCGCCGCCACCGTGATCCAGGCGCTCGACGTGCCGCTGATCGGCCTGAACTGCGCCACCGGCCCGCAGGAAATGGCCGAACACGTGCGCTACCTCGCGCAGAACTGGCCCGGCCTCATCTCCGTGCAGCCCAATGCCGGCCTGCCCGAGCTGGTCGATGGCAAGACCCATTACCCGCTCACGCCGGACGAACTCGCCACCTGGCTCGAACGCTTCATCCGCGAGGACGGCATCAACCTCATCGGCGGCTGCTGCGGCACCTCCACCCCGCATATCGCCGCCCTCGACGCCATGCTCCGCCGCCTCGGCGAAGTCCGCCCCGCGCCCGTCCCGCGCAAGCCGGTCTGGATCCCCTCCGTCGCCAGCCTCTACGGCTCCACCCCGCTGCGCCAGGAGAACGCCTATTTCTCCATCGGCGAGCGCTGCAACGCCAACGGCTCGAAGAAATGGCGCGAGCTGCAGGAGCGGCACGACTGGGACGGCTGCATCGCCATGGGCCGCGAACAGGTCGCCGAGGCCTCCAACGCGCTCGACATCTGCACCGCCTTCGTCGGCCGCGACGAACTCGGCGAAATGTCCGAAATCATCACCCGCTTCACCTCGTCGGTGAACGCCCCGCTGGTGATCGACTCCACCGAAACCCCCGTCATCGAGGCCGCCCTCAAGCTCCACGGCGGCAAGCCCATCATCAACTCGATCAACTTCGAGGATGGCGAGCACATCGCCGAGGAGCGCATGCTCCTCGCCCGCAAGTTCGGCGCCGCCGTCATCGCCCTCACCATCGACGAGACCGGCATGGCCAAGGAGCCGGCGCAGAAGCTCGAAATCGCCACCCGCCTGGTCGATTTCGCCTGCCGCAAGCACGGCCTCCCGCAATCCGACCTGCTGATCGACCCGCTCACCTTCACCATCGCCACCGGCAACGAGGACGACCGCAAGCTCGGCCTCTGGACCCTCGAAGGCATCAGGCTGATCCGCGATGCCTTCCCCGACATCCAGATCATCCTCGGCCTGTCCAACATCTCCTTCGGCCTCAACCCCGCCGCCCGCGCGGTGCTGAACTCCGTCTTCCTCGACCACGCGGTGAAGGCCGGCATGACCGGCGCCATCGTCCACGTCTCCAAGATCCGCCCCCTGCACCTCATCCCGCCCGAGGAAGTGCGGGTCATGGAAGACCTCATCTTCGACCGCCGCCGCGAGGACTACGACCCCCTCCAGCGCGTCCTCGAAATGTTCGCCGACCGCAAGGCCGCCGACGCGGTGAAGAAGGTCAAGGCCGACACCGTCGAGGGCCGCCTGCGCGACCGCATCGTCGATGGCGACCGCAAGGGCCTCGCCGACGATCTCGACGAGGCGATGAAATCCCACGCCCCGCTCGACATCATCAACAACCTCCTGCTCGACGGCATGAAAACCGTGGGCGAGCTCTTCGGCGCCGGCAAGATGCAGCTCCCCTTCGTCCTGCAATCCGCCGAAACCATGAAGGCCGCCGTCGCCTACCTCGAACCCTACATGGAGCGCGTCGAGGGCCAGCAGAAAGGCACCATCGTCCTCGCCACCGTGAAGGGCGACGTGCACGACATCGGCAAGAACCTCGTCGACATCATCCTCACCAACAACGGCTACCGCGTCGTCAATCTCGGCATCAAGGTCCCCCTGGCCGACATGGTCGCCGCCGCGAAGGAACACCGCGCCCACGCCATCGGCATGTCCGGCCTCCTCGTCAAATCCACCGTCGTCATGCGCGAAAACCTCGAGGAAATGTCCCGCCAGGGTCTCGACATTCCCGTCCTCCTCGGCGGCGCCGCCCTCACCCGCAACTATGTCGAGGAAGACTGCGTCGCCGCCTACGCCTCCGGCCGCGTCGCCTACGCGCGCGACGCCTTCGACGGCCTCCATCTGATGGACCGCGTCACCGGCAACGGCTTCGACGATTACCTCGCCGCCCTCCAGTCCAAGCGCCGCGGCAAGGCCCGCAACACCAAGCGCACCCTCGGCCAGGCCGACGCCCGCGGCTTCGCGCCGGTCGACATCTCCGCCGCCCAGGCCCGCCGCCGCCGCCTCACCCGCGAAACCCCGGTGCCCACCCCGCCCTTCTGGGGCGCAAGGATCATCGAGGCCCCGCAGAAAGCCCTCGTCCCCTACATCAACGAACGCTCCCTCTTCCAGTTCCAGTGGGGCTTCCGCAAGCAGGGCAAGTCATTGGAAGACTTCATGGGCTGGGCCCGCCAGGAACTCCGCCCCGTCATGAAGCGCATGCTCGACCTCTGCGCCGCCGACTCCATCCTCAAGCCCCAGGCCATCTACGGCTACTGGAAAGCCGCCGGCCAGGGCAACGACCTCATCCTCTTCGCCGAGGACGGCGCCACCGAACTCGCCCGCTTCACCCTCCCGCGCCAGCCGCGCGACGACGGCGAATGCATCGCCGACTTCTTCCGCGACGTGGACGACGCCGAACGCGACGTCATCGGCCTGCAAGTCGTCACCATGGGAGCAAAAGCCTCCGAAACCGCCCGCGCCTGGTTCGAGGAAAGCCGCTACCAGGACTACCTCTACCTCCACGGCCTCTCCGTCGAAATGGCCGAGGCCATGGCCGAATACACCCACAAACGCATCCGCGCCGAACTCGGCTTCGCCGCCGAGGACGACCGCGACATGGAAAAAATGCTCGCCCAGTCCTACCGCGGCTCACGCTACTCCTTCGGCTACCCCGCCTGCCCGAACCTCGAGGACCAGAGTCTTCTCCTCCGCCTCCTCGACGCCGAACGCATCGGCGTGTCGCTCTCGGACGAACACCAGCTCCACCCCGAACAATCCACCAGCGCCATCGTTGTCCTCAACCCCCACGCGAAGTATTTTTCCGTGTGA
- a CDS encoding DMT family transporter, whose translation MTVGGDEGARLRDDGSAHDGRFATGVAAVLFASLVWGTTGTAATFAPAVGPLAIGAAAMGIGGLLQALLAAPRILRDLPALARHGGLLAAGGVAVALYPLAFYSSMRLSGVAVGTVVTLGSAPIFSALIERVLAGTRLSGRWVAGALPGIAGMALLAFSEPGAAAGDGSVLGIGLGLVGGLTYALYAWTARGMMLRGIRSAVAMGATFGIGGALLMPVLAATGGAFLDSWGNAAVGIYMAGVPMFLGYLCFGVGLARIPVSVATTITLVEPVVAAVLAVLVVGERLKPAGWAGAALVIAGLVVTAAPGRRGGGAVADPPGADAVPYPIDR comes from the coding sequence ATGACGGTGGGTGGCGATGAGGGGGCGCGCTTGCGCGACGACGGCAGCGCGCATGACGGGCGGTTCGCGACCGGGGTGGCGGCGGTGCTGTTCGCCTCGCTGGTCTGGGGCACGACCGGCACGGCGGCGACGTTCGCGCCCGCGGTCGGGCCGCTGGCGATCGGCGCCGCGGCGATGGGGATCGGCGGGCTGTTGCAGGCGCTGCTCGCCGCCCCCCGCATCCTGCGCGACCTGCCGGCGCTGGCGCGGCATGGCGGGCTGCTGGCGGCGGGCGGTGTCGCGGTCGCGCTCTACCCCCTCGCCTTCTACAGTTCGATGCGGCTTTCGGGTGTGGCGGTGGGAACGGTGGTGACGCTCGGCTCGGCGCCGATCTTCTCGGCGCTGATCGAGCGCGTGCTCGCCGGCACCCGGCTGAGCGGGCGCTGGGTCGCCGGGGCGCTGCCGGGGATTGCCGGCATGGCGCTGCTCGCCTTTTCGGAACCGGGGGCGGCCGCGGGCGATGGAAGCGTCCTCGGGATCGGGCTCGGCCTCGTCGGCGGGCTCACCTATGCGCTCTACGCCTGGACCGCGCGGGGGATGATGCTGCGCGGCATCCGCTCGGCGGTGGCGATGGGGGCGACGTTCGGGATCGGCGGCGCGCTGCTGATGCCGGTGCTGGCGGCGACCGGCGGCGCCTTTCTCGACTCCTGGGGCAATGCGGCGGTGGGGATCTACATGGCGGGGGTGCCGATGTTTCTCGGCTATCTCTGCTTCGGCGTCGGGCTCGCGCGGATTCCGGTGAGTGTGGCGACGACGATCACGCTGGTCGAGCCGGTGGTGGCGGCGGTGCTGGCGGTGCTCGTCGTCGGCGAGCGGCTGAAGCCGGCGGGATGGGCGGGGGCGGCGCTGGTGATCGCCGGGCTGGTGGTGACGGCCGCGCCGGGCCGGCGCGGCGGTGGGGCGGTCGCCGATCCGCCCGGAGCGGATGCGGTGCCCTACCCGATCGACAGGTAG
- a CDS encoding sulfite exporter TauE/SafE family protein: protein MLVPLAPPLLAAAALAAFAAGFVKGFAGFGFAVVFTPLLSLISDDPRHVVFAALVLGTLMSLGVIAELRHAITRDRALPVLLGTALGTPAGIALLGLVARPALKFVIAGLAVGVTILRLARVRVRLGGGGGPLAVGALLGGLLNGCTSMGGPVPAMVVAWQGRAVADSRAILVMFNLLSYVLAIAVALAGGIARPHWLLSGLWLAPAAALGTFAGIRAVCRIPPSVFGHVITAVVGLAGLAGLASALRLYLSIG from the coding sequence GTGCTGGTCCCGCTCGCGCCGCCCCTGCTCGCCGCCGCCGCCCTCGCCGCCTTCGCCGCCGGCTTCGTCAAGGGCTTCGCCGGTTTCGGCTTCGCCGTCGTCTTCACGCCGCTGCTCTCGCTGATCTCCGACGATCCGCGCCATGTCGTGTTCGCCGCCCTCGTGCTCGGCACGCTGATGAGCCTCGGCGTGATCGCCGAACTCCGCCACGCCATCACCCGGGACCGCGCGCTGCCCGTCCTTCTCGGCACCGCGCTCGGCACGCCGGCGGGCATCGCGCTGCTCGGCCTGGTCGCCCGCCCGGCGCTGAAATTCGTCATTGCCGGGCTTGCGGTCGGCGTCACCATCCTCCGCCTCGCCCGCGTGCGGGTCCGGCTCGGCGGCGGCGGCGGCCCGCTCGCCGTCGGCGCCCTGCTCGGCGGCCTGCTGAACGGCTGCACCAGCATGGGCGGGCCGGTCCCGGCCATGGTCGTCGCCTGGCAGGGCCGCGCCGTCGCCGACAGCCGCGCCATCCTCGTGATGTTCAATCTGCTGAGCTACGTCCTCGCGATCGCCGTCGCCCTCGCCGGCGGCATCGCCCGCCCGCACTGGCTGCTCTCCGGCCTCTGGCTCGCCCCGGCCGCCGCCCTCGGCACCTTCGCCGGCATCCGCGCCGTGTGCCGCATCCCGCCTTCCGTGTTCGGGCATGTCATCACCGCGGTCGTCGGCCTCGCCGGCCTCGCCGGCCTGGCCTCGGCGCTGCGGCTCTACCTGTCGATCGGGTAG
- a CDS encoding DUF6362 family protein — MSAVRARRAGEVLGSGIGAAGVERRVEIAPCPAVSGAADPIGAIASRLEAAGSCLLALPERGYSPHLRITRYEVVRSALDAYGWEASRIRPPHPSGAEIDRMDEALGWLAAIPEERFVLRRILGARALTHPLTGRHLFPWRRLGGVLGADHKSVQRWHREGLGIVLAALVAAERKLAESRASR, encoded by the coding sequence ATGAGCGCGGTGCGGGCGCGCCGGGCGGGCGAGGTGCTCGGCTCGGGGATCGGCGCCGCGGGGGTGGAGCGGCGGGTGGAGATTGCCCCCTGCCCGGCGGTGAGCGGGGCGGCGGACCCGATCGGCGCGATCGCATCAAGGCTGGAGGCGGCGGGGTCGTGCCTGCTGGCGCTGCCGGAGCGGGGCTATTCGCCGCACCTCAGGATCACCCGCTACGAGGTGGTGCGCAGCGCGCTCGACGCCTATGGCTGGGAGGCCTCGCGCATCCGCCCGCCGCACCCCTCGGGTGCGGAGATCGACCGCATGGACGAGGCGCTCGGCTGGCTCGCCGCGATCCCCGAGGAGCGGTTCGTGCTGCGGCGGATTCTCGGCGCGCGGGCGCTGACCCATCCGCTGACCGGGCGGCACCTGTTTCCCTGGCGCAGGCTCGGCGGCGTGCTGGGGGCGGACCACAAATCGGTCCAGCGCTGGCATCGCGAGGGGCTCGGCATCGTGCTCGCGGCCCTGGTGGCGGCGGAGCGCAAACTTGCCGAAAGCCGCGCATCGCGTTAA
- the efp gene encoding elongation factor P encodes MKQQANLIRAGQVIEHDGRRWTVLKQQIITPGKGGAFIQVEMRDLKTGNKTNERWRTADTVERLMTDNRDYTYSYTDGDNLVLMDGETFEQFLVPAELLGDQAPFLQDNMAVIVDLVEGDPVGIHLPATVTLEIVEADPVVKGQTASSSYKPAKLSNGVKVMVPPFIEAGERIVVRTEDSTYVERAKG; translated from the coding sequence ATGAAGCAGCAGGCGAATCTGATCCGCGCCGGCCAGGTGATCGAGCATGACGGTCGCCGCTGGACGGTGCTCAAGCAGCAGATCATCACCCCGGGCAAGGGGGGCGCGTTCATCCAGGTGGAGATGCGCGACCTCAAGACCGGGAACAAGACCAACGAGCGCTGGCGCACCGCCGACACGGTCGAGCGGCTGATGACGGACAACCGCGACTACACCTATTCCTACACCGACGGCGACAACCTGGTGCTGATGGACGGCGAGACCTTCGAGCAGTTCCTGGTGCCGGCCGAGCTGCTCGGCGATCAGGCGCCGTTCCTGCAGGACAACATGGCGGTGATCGTCGACCTGGTGGAAGGCGACCCGGTGGGCATCCACCTGCCGGCGACGGTGACGCTGGAGATCGTCGAGGCCGATCCGGTGGTGAAGGGGCAGACCGCCTCCTCCTCCTACAAGCCGGCGAAGCTGTCGAACGGGGTGAAGGTGATGGTGCCGCCCTTCATCGAGGCGGGCGAGCGCATCGTCGTCCGCACCGAGGATTCGACCTACGTCGAGCGGGCCAAGGGCTGA
- a CDS encoding inositol monophosphatase family protein, whose amino-acid sequence MTPRRSAHMTIMVAAAQKAARRLVRDFNEVEHLQVSVKGPSDFVSQADMRAEQTIREELERARPGYAFLMEESGAHGSENWAWRWIVDPLDGTTNFLHAIPNWAISIALEKRLPEGGSEIVAGMVMAPALDELFWAEKGAGAYLNDRRLRVSSRRDWSSALFATGIPFARTAPRNRLAFARVLGALMPETAGVRRMGSASLDLAWTAAGRYDGYWELGTHLWDVAAGALMVREAGGYATAPDGGDALSGDIVAGNPHIHPRLRELVGSALETAKT is encoded by the coding sequence ATGACCCCCCGCCGTTCCGCGCACATGACCATCATGGTCGCCGCGGCCCAGAAGGCCGCGCGACGGCTGGTCCGCGATTTCAACGAGGTCGAGCATCTCCAGGTCTCGGTGAAGGGGCCGTCCGACTTCGTCAGCCAGGCGGACATGCGCGCCGAGCAGACGATCCGCGAGGAGCTGGAACGCGCCCGGCCCGGCTACGCCTTCCTGATGGAGGAAAGCGGGGCGCATGGCTCGGAGAACTGGGCGTGGCGGTGGATCGTCGATCCGCTCGACGGGACGACCAATTTCCTGCACGCGATCCCGAACTGGGCGATCTCGATCGCGCTGGAGAAGCGGCTGCCGGAGGGCGGCAGCGAGATCGTCGCCGGCATGGTGATGGCGCCGGCGCTCGACGAGCTGTTCTGGGCCGAAAAGGGCGCGGGCGCCTATCTCAACGACCGGCGGCTGCGGGTGTCGTCGCGGCGGGACTGGTCGAGCGCGCTGTTCGCGACGGGGATTCCCTTCGCCAGGACCGCGCCGCGCAACCGCCTCGCCTTCGCCCGCGTGCTCGGCGCGCTGATGCCGGAGACGGCGGGCGTGCGGCGGATGGGCTCGGCCTCGCTCGACCTCGCCTGGACGGCGGCGGGGCGGTATGACGGCTACTGGGAACTCGGCACCCATCTGTGGGATGTCGCCGCCGGCGCGCTGATGGTGCGCGAGGCGGGCGGCTACGCCACCGCGCCGGATGGCGGCGATGCGCTGAGCGGCGACATCGTCGCCGGCAACCCGCATATCCACCCGCGGCTGCGCGAGCTGGTCGGCTCGGCGCTGGAGACCGCGAAAACCTGA
- a CDS encoding OmpA family protein produces MSHAMRHCGFLAACMAAAFILIHPAPAQVVVNPQALRQLGGPAPAAKPAAPAPERRAVPKPAIVRRPAPHRAVSRLPLPPPPAPVIAAARPALPHPAPKPAPKPQPAAPKPPAPVAIVMPGTSAAPGPRGEAAVKRFLAAPRPRGLRFLVRATAPGVADDPSIARRLALRRGMAVRHMLLKAGIPAERIIVQALGNPPGAPDDRVTLSTLP; encoded by the coding sequence GTGTCGCACGCGATGCGACATTGCGGCTTCCTCGCGGCGTGCATGGCGGCCGCGTTCATCCTCATTCATCCGGCGCCGGCGCAGGTTGTCGTCAACCCGCAGGCGCTGCGGCAGCTCGGCGGGCCCGCGCCGGCGGCGAAGCCCGCGGCGCCGGCGCCCGAACGGCGGGCGGTGCCGAAGCCGGCGATCGTCCGGCGGCCGGCGCCGCATCGCGCCGTGTCGCGCCTGCCGCTGCCGCCGCCCCCCGCGCCGGTGATCGCCGCGGCGCGGCCCGCCCTGCCCCATCCGGCGCCGAAGCCGGCACCGAAGCCGCAGCCGGCGGCGCCGAAGCCGCCCGCGCCCGTCGCCATCGTGATGCCCGGCACCAGCGCGGCGCCGGGACCGCGGGGCGAGGCGGCGGTGAAGCGGTTTCTCGCCGCGCCCCGGCCGCGCGGGCTGCGCTTCCTGGTGCGCGCGACCGCGCCGGGGGTGGCCGACGATCCCTCCATCGCGCGGCGGCTGGCGCTGCGGCGGGGGATGGCGGTGCGCCATATGCTGCTGAAGGCCGGGATTCCGGCAGAGCGGATCATCGTGCAGGCGCTCGGCAATCCGCCGGGCGCGCCGGACGACCGCGTGACGCTGAGCACCCTTCCCTGA
- a CDS encoding peptidoglycan -binding protein, whose amino-acid sequence MARTIRGRNNGLEIWPGYVDALSTLLMVTIFVLLVFVLAEAFLSVALSGRNKTITALRSEIAQLSHVLALQKSKTASLQDELASMASLMKAAKTREAALMAANAALTAKTATLGAAVTAAGGKLAGQVKLNAQELQTVSLLNQQIAALRLQLATIAAALDAAQKKDQEEHVQIADLGQRLNEALARKVQSLEQYRSEFFGVLRKALADQKDIKVVGDRFVFESAVLFPSDSARLSAKGKAEIAKVAQAIEAIAPKIPDKINWVLSVTGYADKEAITGGPYKDNFDLSAARALSVLHLLIADGVPKNRVVAAGFGADHPIATGNTPQDLAQNRRIEFRLTSAD is encoded by the coding sequence ATGGCACGCACGATCCGCGGCCGCAACAACGGGCTGGAGATCTGGCCGGGCTATGTCGACGCGCTGTCGACCCTGCTGATGGTGACGATCTTCGTGCTGCTCGTCTTCGTGCTGGCGGAGGCGTTCCTGTCGGTGGCGCTGTCGGGGCGGAACAAGACGATCACCGCGCTGCGCAGCGAGATCGCCCAGCTCTCGCACGTGCTGGCGCTGCAAAAGTCGAAGACGGCCTCGCTGCAGGACGAACTCGCCAGCATGGCCTCGCTGATGAAGGCGGCGAAGACGCGCGAGGCCGCGCTGATGGCGGCGAACGCGGCGCTCACGGCGAAGACCGCGACGCTCGGCGCCGCCGTGACGGCGGCGGGCGGGAAACTCGCCGGCCAGGTGAAGCTGAACGCGCAGGAGCTGCAGACGGTCAGCCTGCTCAACCAGCAGATCGCGGCGCTGCGGCTGCAGCTCGCGACGATCGCCGCAGCGCTCGATGCGGCGCAGAAGAAGGACCAGGAAGAGCACGTGCAGATCGCCGATCTCGGCCAGCGGCTGAACGAGGCGCTGGCGCGCAAGGTGCAGTCGCTGGAGCAGTATCGCAGCGAGTTCTTCGGCGTGCTGCGCAAGGCGCTGGCGGACCAGAAGGACATCAAGGTGGTGGGCGACCGCTTCGTGTTCGAGAGCGCGGTGCTGTTCCCCTCCGACTCGGCACGGCTCTCGGCCAAGGGCAAGGCGGAGATCGCGAAGGTGGCGCAGGCGATCGAGGCGATCGCGCCGAAGATTCCGGACAAGATCAACTGGGTGCTGAGCGTCACCGGCTATGCCGACAAGGAGGCGATCACCGGCGGGCCGTACAAGGACAATTTCGACCTCTCGGCGGCGCGCGCGCTTTCGGTGCTGCACCTGCTGATCGCGGACGGGGTGCCGAAGAACCGGGTGGTGGCGGCCGGGTTCGGCGCGGATCACCCGATCGCCACGGGCAATACGCCGCAGGACCTCGCGCAGAACCGGCGGATCGAGTTCCGGCTCACCTCGGCGGATTGA
- the cobT gene encoding cobaltochelatase subunit CobT, translating to MPAEPSRSEEFKRATAGAVRAIAGSDEVQVAYQPGAAGLAGKRARLPAPTRALPPAEVARLRGIADAMALRLRHHDDAIHAARAPVARDARDAYDALEQARVEIVGAAHMQGVAANLQRKLNEDAEAEGLDRMSRAEQLSTAQALGLLARERMDPASIPAAARHILDLWRETLTGDADRALDDLAAERADQDAFARAARRLLAVMDLAEAEAESEEGEDSEEQGEQGEQSLSQDNSSEGETQTREDDQDLLSEAPDSLESEASDAEADEETDDDSAAAPDEAPAGPQQRRKPVEDETGAAYHAYTRAFDEEIGAEQLCDPEELARLRQQLDQQLQHLHGVVSKLANRLQRRLLAQQQRAWDFDLEEGLLDVGRLARVVADPLLPLSFKREREMEFRDTVVTLLIDNSGSMRGRPISVAAMCSDILARTLERCAVKVEILGFTTRAWKGGQSREKWVADGKPRNPGRLNDLRHIVYKGADEPWRRARRNLGLMLREGLLKENIDGEALAWAYRRLCARPEHRRILMVISDGAPVDDSTLSVNQGSYLERHLRDVIRDIESRDFVELVAIGIGHDVTRYYRRAVTLVDAEELGGTMMKKLAELFDQDAAESWARAAALRAPLVA from the coding sequence ATGCCGGCCGAACCCTCCCGCAGCGAGGAATTCAAGCGCGCCACCGCCGGCGCCGTCCGCGCCATCGCCGGGTCGGACGAGGTGCAGGTCGCCTACCAGCCGGGGGCGGCGGGCCTCGCCGGCAAGCGCGCCCGCCTGCCGGCGCCGACGCGCGCCCTGCCGCCGGCCGAGGTCGCCAGGCTGCGCGGCATCGCCGATGCGATGGCGCTGCGCCTGCGCCATCACGACGACGCCATCCACGCCGCCCGCGCCCCCGTCGCCCGCGACGCCCGCGATGCCTACGACGCGCTGGAACAGGCCCGCGTCGAGATCGTCGGCGCCGCCCACATGCAGGGTGTCGCCGCCAATCTCCAGCGCAAGCTGAACGAGGACGCCGAGGCCGAGGGGCTCGACCGGATGAGCCGCGCCGAGCAGCTCTCCACCGCCCAGGCGCTCGGCCTGCTCGCCCGCGAGCGCATGGACCCGGCCTCGATCCCCGCCGCCGCCCGCCACATCCTCGATCTCTGGCGCGAGACCCTGACCGGCGATGCCGACCGGGCGCTGGACGATCTCGCCGCCGAGCGCGCCGACCAGGACGCCTTCGCCCGCGCCGCCCGCCGCCTGCTCGCGGTGATGGACCTCGCCGAGGCCGAAGCCGAGTCCGAGGAAGGCGAGGACAGCGAGGAACAGGGCGAGCAGGGCGAACAGTCCCTCTCGCAGGACAATTCCAGCGAGGGCGAGACCCAGACCCGCGAGGACGACCAGGACCTGCTTTCCGAGGCCCCCGACTCCCTCGAATCCGAAGCCTCCGACGCCGAGGCCGACGAGGAGACCGACGACGATTCCGCCGCCGCGCCGGACGAGGCGCCCGCCGGCCCGCAGCAGCGCCGCAAGCCGGTGGAAGATGAAACCGGTGCCGCCTACCACGCCTATACCCGCGCCTTCGACGAGGAAATCGGCGCCGAGCAGCTCTGCGATCCCGAGGAACTCGCCCGCCTGCGCCAGCAGCTCGACCAGCAGCTCCAGCATCTGCACGGCGTGGTCTCCAAGCTCGCCAACCGCCTGCAGCGCCGCCTGCTCGCCCAGCAGCAGCGCGCCTGGGATTTCGACCTGGAGGAAGGCCTGCTCGATGTCGGCCGCCTCGCCCGCGTCGTCGCCGACCCGCTGCTGCCGCTCTCCTTCAAGCGCGAGCGCGAGATGGAATTCCGCGACACGGTGGTGACCCTGCTGATCGACAATTCCGGCTCGATGCGCGGCCGGCCGATCTCGGTCGCCGCCATGTGCAGCGACATCCTGGCCCGCACGCTGGAGCGCTGCGCGGTGAAGGTGGAAATCCTCGGCTTCACCACCCGCGCCTGGAAGGGCGGGCAGAGCCGCGAGAAATGGGTGGCGGACGGCAAGCCGCGCAATCCCGGCCGGCTGAACGACCTCCGCCACATCGTCTACAAGGGGGCGGACGAACCCTGGCGCCGCGCCCGCCGCAATCTCGGCCTGATGCTGCGCGAGGGGCTGCTCAAGGAAAACATCGACGGCGAGGCCCTGGCCTGGGCCTATCGCCGCCTCTGCGCCCGGCCCGAGCACCGCCGCATCCTGATGGTCATCTCCGATGGCGCGCCGGTCGACGATTCCACCCTCTCGGTCAACCAGGGCAGCTATCTCGAACGCCATCTGCGCGACGTGATCCGCGACATCGAAAGCCGCGACTTCGTCGAGCTGGTCGCCATCGGCATCGGCCACGACGTCACGCGCTACTACCGCCGCGCCGTCACCCTGGTCGATGCCGAGGAACTCGGCGGCACGATGATGAAGAAACTCGCCGAACTCTTCGACCAGGACGCCGCCGAAAGCTGGGCCCGCGCCGCCGCCCTCCGCGCCCCCCTGGTCGCCTGA